In Streptomyces sp. DG2A-72, one genomic interval encodes:
- a CDS encoding sigma-70 family RNA polymerase sigma factor — translation MSHAQLPGSPPTAERYRARLLRYAYRLTSGDRHRAEDIVQETMLRAWLAAADLDRYDEDRRIAWLYRVARNLAVDARRRDRAVPVGVIPDDMVHRPDSAGDLADGVADRQVVRLALAGLSPEHREVLFHIHLRDHTRAQAARTIGVPQGTVKSRNHYALLALRDQIQAA, via the coding sequence ATGTCTCACGCTCAATTACCCGGCTCTCCCCCAACCGCTGAGCGCTACCGGGCTCGCCTGCTCCGCTACGCGTACCGGCTCACCTCCGGAGACCGGCACCGCGCCGAGGACATCGTGCAGGAGACGATGTTGAGGGCCTGGCTGGCCGCCGCCGACCTCGACCGGTACGACGAGGACCGCCGGATCGCCTGGCTCTACCGCGTCGCCCGCAATCTCGCGGTCGATGCCCGCCGACGCGACCGCGCCGTTCCAGTCGGCGTGATCCCGGACGACATGGTGCACCGGCCGGACAGTGCCGGCGACCTGGCCGACGGCGTCGCCGACCGTCAGGTCGTCCGGCTGGCCCTGGCGGGACTGTCGCCCGAGCATCGCGAGGTGCTGTTCCACATCCACTTGCGCGACCACACCCGGGCGCAGGCCGCGCGGACCATCGGGGTCCCGCAGGGCACCGTCAAGTCGCGTAACCACTATGCCCTGTTGGCGCTACGAGACCAGATCCAGGCGGCATGA
- a CDS encoding exo-alpha-sialidase gives MRLLIRTLLVTAVLLSPLAAPTATASAAACTTSLPYVSGKGGYDTYRIPATVSTGEGTILAFAEGRRDGAGDTGNIDVVLRRSGDGGCTWGPLQVVAAGGGNTRGNPAPVYDPRADAVILLTSYNSGDVTESQIMRGEVTPQQSRRVFVQRSWDDGLSFTPPRDITTRVKPRNWRWYATGPGHAVALTRGPHTGRLVVPANHSTAPPAGSTDTGQESKYYGGHALYSDNGGQTWNLGFVDTTYDGYNNANESTATQLTDGRLYFNSRDHNGTSTGNRLDSHSSSGARKLDRPYRVQPSLNDVPVVEASVLQVQSGPLLFSGPSVPTARRSMAIWRSKDAGKTFKKVRTLDGRRAAYSDLVQVNRSTVGILYETGTSGTYETIEFRRLPVSGL, from the coding sequence ATGAGACTCCTGATCCGCACCCTCCTCGTCACCGCAGTACTCCTCAGTCCCCTGGCCGCTCCCACGGCCACCGCCTCGGCAGCCGCCTGTACCACCTCACTGCCGTACGTCTCCGGAAAGGGCGGCTACGACACCTACCGCATCCCCGCCACCGTGAGTACCGGCGAGGGCACGATCCTCGCCTTCGCCGAGGGCCGGCGCGACGGCGCCGGCGACACCGGCAACATCGATGTCGTCCTGCGCCGCTCCGGCGACGGAGGCTGCACCTGGGGCCCGCTCCAGGTCGTCGCGGCCGGCGGCGGGAACACCCGGGGCAACCCGGCGCCCGTGTACGACCCGCGCGCCGACGCGGTCATCCTGCTCACCTCCTACAACAGCGGGGACGTGACGGAGAGTCAGATCATGCGCGGCGAGGTCACGCCCCAGCAGAGCCGCCGGGTGTTCGTGCAGCGCAGCTGGGACGACGGCCTCAGCTTCACACCGCCGCGCGACATCACCACCCGCGTCAAGCCGCGGAACTGGCGCTGGTACGCGACCGGACCGGGCCACGCCGTCGCCCTGACCCGCGGCCCGCACACCGGACGCCTGGTGGTCCCCGCCAACCACTCCACGGCCCCGCCCGCCGGCTCCACCGACACCGGCCAGGAGTCCAAGTACTACGGCGGCCACGCCCTCTACAGCGACAACGGCGGCCAGACCTGGAACCTGGGCTTCGTCGACACCACCTACGACGGCTACAACAACGCCAACGAATCCACCGCCACCCAGCTCACCGACGGCCGCCTCTACTTCAACTCCCGCGACCACAACGGCACGAGCACCGGCAACCGGCTCGACAGCCATTCGAGCAGCGGCGCGCGGAAGCTGGACCGCCCCTACCGGGTGCAGCCCAGCCTCAACGACGTGCCCGTGGTGGAGGCCAGCGTCCTCCAGGTCCAGTCGGGCCCGCTGCTGTTCTCCGGCCCGTCCGTGCCCACCGCCCGGCGGTCCATGGCGATCTGGCGCAGCAAGGACGCCGGAAAGACGTTCAAGAAGGTCCGCACCCTGGACGGGCGCCGGGCCGCCTACTCCGACCTGGTGCAGGTGAACCGGAGCACGGTCGGGATCCTGTACGAGACGGGGACGAGCGGGACGTACGAGACGATCGAGTTCCGCCGGCTTCCGGTCAGCGGGCTCTAG
- a CDS encoding response regulator transcription factor, whose product MTIRVLLADDQNLVRAAFAMLIESAPDMEVVGQAGTGREAVRLARSERADLVVMDIRMPDLDGIEATRQIAADEDLAGVKVLVLTTYDTDEHIVEALRAGASGFLVKDTRPAELLDAIRTVAAGEALLSPGPTARLIERLLRSPSAPPAAGGPECLSEREREVLTLVARGLNNTEIAEALGLSPLTAKTHVSRIMGKLGARDRAQLVIVAYESGMVTPGTM is encoded by the coding sequence ATGACCATCCGAGTACTGCTCGCGGACGACCAGAACCTCGTGCGCGCCGCGTTCGCCATGCTCATCGAGTCGGCCCCGGACATGGAGGTCGTCGGCCAGGCGGGCACCGGCCGCGAGGCCGTGCGGCTGGCCCGCAGCGAACGCGCCGACCTGGTGGTGATGGACATCCGCATGCCCGACCTGGACGGCATCGAGGCGACCCGGCAGATCGCCGCCGACGAGGACCTGGCCGGCGTCAAGGTCCTCGTCCTCACCACCTACGACACCGACGAGCACATCGTCGAGGCGCTGCGGGCCGGCGCCTCCGGCTTCCTGGTGAAGGACACCCGTCCGGCCGAACTGCTGGACGCGATCCGGACGGTGGCGGCCGGGGAGGCGCTGCTGTCGCCGGGGCCGACGGCACGGCTGATCGAGCGACTTCTGCGCAGCCCTTCGGCTCCGCCGGCGGCGGGCGGGCCCGAATGCCTGTCCGAACGGGAGCGCGAGGTGCTCACTCTGGTGGCGCGCGGGCTCAACAACACCGAGATCGCCGAGGCGTTGGGGCTGAGCCCGCTGACGGCGAAGACGCACGTCAGTCGGATCATGGGGAAGCTGGGGGCGAGGGACCGGGCGCAATTGGTCATCGTGGCGTACGAGTCGGGGATGGTCACACCGGGGACCATGTGA
- a CDS encoding sensor histidine kinase yields the protein MAAINRDPRTAPHGMRNDALLAGALAVVATALALLGDHGLRPDALGWTLLLAAHVPLVWRRRRPVPVLLVVLACVAPYHALDNNHSAPIPATMVVLYTIAATGTVRRTLLTGTTILGVTLIINALTNPNGVVELLRISGWVIAVLFLGIDIRYYRQYVAAIVERAVRAERTREEEARRRVAEERLRIARDLHDLLAHSITLIGVQTSVAAHVLAADPERLDRETVAKALDDIAETCRTARGELRTTLEVLREHGSPDARGALPGLDGLSDLVEAARLAGARVEQTVRIRHAPPAVGAAAYRIVQEALTNAVRHAGPEPSVRVDLHERDGALHLTVTDDGTGAGNAAQPGFGLVGMRERARSVGGTLVAGPRAQGGFEVAAVLPMNVLEGTG from the coding sequence ATGGCGGCGATCAACCGCGACCCCCGCACCGCCCCGCACGGCATGCGCAACGACGCGCTGCTGGCCGGGGCGCTCGCCGTCGTCGCCACGGCCCTCGCCCTGCTCGGCGACCACGGGCTGCGGCCCGACGCGCTCGGCTGGACCCTGCTGCTCGCCGCGCATGTGCCGCTCGTGTGGCGGCGCCGCCGCCCGGTGCCGGTCCTGCTCGTGGTGCTGGCCTGCGTCGCTCCGTACCACGCCCTCGACAACAACCACAGCGCGCCCATCCCGGCGACCATGGTGGTGCTGTACACGATCGCGGCGACCGGCACGGTGCGCCGTACGCTGCTCACCGGCACCACGATCCTCGGCGTGACGCTGATCATCAACGCCCTCACCAACCCCAACGGGGTGGTGGAGCTCCTGCGGATCTCCGGCTGGGTCATCGCCGTCCTCTTCCTCGGCATCGACATCCGCTACTACCGCCAGTACGTCGCCGCCATCGTCGAACGCGCCGTACGCGCCGAACGCACCCGCGAGGAGGAGGCCCGCCGCCGCGTCGCCGAGGAGCGCCTCCGGATCGCCCGGGACCTGCACGACCTGCTCGCGCACAGCATCACCCTCATCGGAGTGCAGACCTCCGTCGCCGCGCATGTGCTCGCCGCCGACCCCGAGCGCCTGGACCGGGAGACGGTCGCCAAGGCCCTCGACGACATCGCCGAGACCTGCCGGACGGCGCGCGGCGAGCTGCGTACGACGCTGGAGGTGCTGCGGGAGCACGGCTCGCCGGACGCGCGCGGTGCGCTGCCCGGCCTGGACGGACTGTCCGACCTCGTGGAGGCCGCCCGGCTCGCGGGCGCGCGCGTGGAGCAGACGGTACGGATTCGGCACGCCCCGCCCGCCGTCGGCGCCGCCGCCTACCGCATCGTCCAGGAGGCGCTGACCAACGCCGTACGGCACGCGGGACCCGAACCGTCCGTCCGCGTCGACCTGCACGAGCGGGACGGTGCCCTGCACCTCACGGTCACCGACGACGGCACCGGGGCCGGGAATGCCGCGCAGCCCGGTTTCGGGCTGGTCGGCATGCGCGAGCGGGCCCGCAGTGTGGGCGGCACCCTCGTCGCCGGACCGCGCGCCCAGGGCGGCTTCGAGGTGGCCGCCGTACTGCCCATGAACGTGCTGGAAGGGACCGGATGA
- a CDS encoding MMPL family transporter — MGAARTSVRRRRAVPWLVLGLWIAVLAIASPFASKLGDVQRDRAVDYLPASADSTQVAKIQERLPGGEATEMVVVYHRDGGLTAADKATAAGQIDRIAGAHTLTGEPAGVPSRDGTTLMYPVASTEPGTDEKARDELVNDVRDIAQGGDGLNVDVGGSGALATDAAEIYNSLDGPLLYTTVAVVALLLIIIYRSPFLWLVPLFVAGMADYLSMGVAYGLNQWFGTSVSGQSSGIMTILVFGAGTDYALLLVSRYREELRRIERPYDAMVAALRGCGPAVLASSGTVAAGLLCLLAADLNSSRGMGPLGTVGVLCALVAMLTLLPALLVLLGRRVFWPLVPRYGTQPKVRRSLFSAMGSSAGRRPLTVLAGGAVLLGALALGTLNLPGTIKQEDSFTSKPEAVAAMETLATAYPEQGTQPISVIAPTDRADAALADIRDTGGVESAERGRSGDGWTEISVLAAAPPQSPGETRTIEDLRDRLDGSYVGGASAEQIDLKDTNARDRLIVVPIVLLSVLLILVALLRSIVAPLLLVAAVVAVWGAALGIGGLVFGPVFGFEGTDPGLGLLSFVFLVALGVDYGIFLMHRMREEALKGAEPVAAALTALRTTGGVIASAGLVLAATFAVLTNMPLVQLVELGFVIAVGVLLDTFLVRTYLVTSASVALRRKVWWPGRLSREPEPPVPPKEPEPVTASAH; from the coding sequence ATGGGGGCCGCAAGGACATCCGTACGGCGGCGGCGTGCCGTGCCCTGGCTGGTGCTCGGGCTGTGGATCGCCGTGCTGGCGATCGCCTCGCCGTTCGCCTCGAAACTCGGTGACGTCCAGCGTGACCGTGCCGTCGACTATCTGCCGGCCAGTGCCGACTCCACTCAGGTCGCCAAGATCCAGGAGCGGCTGCCCGGTGGTGAGGCCACCGAAATGGTCGTCGTCTACCACCGCGACGGCGGACTGACCGCCGCCGACAAGGCCACCGCCGCCGGCCAGATCGACCGGATCGCGGGCGCGCACACCCTGACCGGCGAACCGGCCGGCGTGCCGTCCCGGGACGGCACCACCCTGATGTACCCGGTGGCCAGCACCGAGCCCGGCACGGACGAGAAGGCCCGGGACGAGCTGGTCAACGACGTACGGGACATCGCACAGGGCGGGGATGGGCTGAACGTCGACGTCGGCGGTTCGGGGGCGCTCGCCACGGACGCCGCCGAGATCTACAACTCGCTCGACGGACCGCTGCTCTACACCACCGTCGCAGTCGTCGCGCTGCTGCTGATCATCATCTACCGCAGCCCGTTCCTGTGGCTGGTGCCGCTCTTCGTCGCAGGCATGGCCGACTATCTGTCGATGGGCGTCGCCTACGGGCTCAACCAGTGGTTCGGGACGTCCGTGTCCGGCCAGAGTTCCGGGATCATGACGATCCTCGTGTTCGGGGCGGGGACCGACTACGCGCTGCTGCTCGTCTCCCGGTACCGGGAGGAACTGCGGCGCATCGAGCGGCCGTACGACGCCATGGTCGCCGCCCTGCGCGGCTGCGGGCCCGCCGTGCTCGCCTCCTCGGGCACCGTCGCCGCGGGACTGCTGTGCCTGCTCGCCGCAGACCTCAACTCCAGCCGGGGCATGGGCCCGCTCGGCACGGTCGGCGTGCTGTGCGCGCTGGTGGCCATGCTGACCCTGCTGCCCGCGCTGCTGGTGCTGCTGGGCCGACGGGTGTTCTGGCCGCTGGTGCCGCGCTACGGCACTCAGCCCAAGGTCCGCCGGTCGCTGTTCTCCGCGATGGGCAGCTCCGCCGGGCGGCGTCCGCTGACCGTGCTCGCCGGTGGCGCGGTCCTGCTCGGGGCGCTCGCGCTGGGCACGCTGAACCTGCCCGGCACCATCAAGCAGGAGGACTCCTTCACCAGCAAGCCCGAAGCGGTCGCCGCCATGGAGACCCTGGCCACGGCCTACCCCGAACAGGGCACGCAGCCCATCAGCGTCATCGCACCCACCGACCGTGCCGACGCCGCCCTGGCCGACATCCGCGACACGGGCGGCGTGGAGAGCGCCGAACGCGGTCGCAGCGGCGACGGCTGGACCGAGATCTCCGTACTCGCCGCCGCCCCGCCGCAGTCCCCGGGCGAGACCCGCACCATCGAGGATCTGCGTGACCGGCTCGACGGCTCCTACGTCGGCGGAGCGAGCGCCGAGCAGATCGACCTGAAGGACACCAACGCACGGGACCGGCTGATCGTCGTACCGATCGTGCTGCTCTCGGTCCTGCTGATCCTCGTCGCGCTGCTGCGTAGCATCGTCGCTCCGCTGCTGCTGGTGGCCGCCGTGGTCGCGGTGTGGGGTGCGGCGCTCGGCATCGGCGGGCTGGTCTTCGGGCCGGTGTTCGGCTTCGAGGGCACCGACCCCGGACTCGGGCTGCTGTCCTTCGTGTTCCTCGTCGCCCTCGGCGTCGACTACGGCATCTTCCTGATGCACCGGATGCGGGAGGAGGCGCTGAAGGGCGCCGAGCCCGTGGCAGCCGCCCTGACCGCGCTGCGGACGACGGGCGGGGTCATCGCCTCCGCGGGACTGGTCCTCGCGGCCACCTTCGCGGTGCTCACCAACATGCCGCTCGTCCAACTCGTCGAGCTGGGCTTCGTCATCGCGGTGGGCGTCCTGCTCGACACCTTCCTCGTCCGCACCTACCTGGTCACCAGCGCGAGCGTCGCGCTGCGCCGCAAGGTGTGGTGGCCGGGCCGCCTCTCCCGCGAGCCCGAACCGCCGGTACCGCCGAAGGAACCCGAGCCGGTGACCGCGTCCGCCCACTGA
- a CDS encoding TerB family tellurite resistance protein, whose translation MLPGRGRDGRAARRARILGTRTSWSAVGDGEFFCPGCGGDRNYQRLTGRRRFTMLGVPVLPRGESGPVVECAACRRHFGTDVMDHPTTTRFSAMLRDAVHTVALAVLAAGGTCSRTSLEAAATEVRAAGFDDCTEDQLNALVEALAADTGRVYGEPCGAGLAIELHEALDPLAPHLAAAGRESILLQGARIALADGPYTPAERDVLSTVGAALTICGDDVSRLLAAARTPS comes from the coding sequence GTGCTGCCAGGACGGGGACGAGACGGCCGTGCTGCCAGGCGTGCGCGCATTCTGGGCACCCGTACTTCGTGGAGTGCCGTCGGGGACGGTGAGTTCTTCTGCCCGGGGTGTGGGGGAGACCGGAACTATCAGCGGCTGACCGGGCGCCGCCGGTTCACGATGCTGGGTGTGCCCGTGCTGCCGCGGGGTGAGTCCGGGCCGGTGGTGGAGTGTGCGGCCTGCCGTCGGCACTTCGGCACGGATGTGATGGACCACCCGACGACCACGCGGTTCTCCGCGATGCTCCGCGACGCCGTGCACACCGTCGCCCTCGCGGTCCTCGCCGCGGGCGGCACCTGCAGTCGTACGTCTTTGGAGGCGGCGGCGACCGAGGTCCGTGCCGCCGGGTTCGACGACTGTACGGAGGACCAGCTGAACGCCCTCGTGGAGGCGCTCGCCGCGGACACCGGCCGGGTCTACGGCGAGCCGTGCGGGGCAGGTCTGGCCATAGAGCTGCACGAGGCCCTCGATCCGCTGGCCCCGCACCTCGCCGCGGCGGGCCGGGAGTCGATCCTGCTGCAGGGCGCGCGGATCGCCCTCGCGGACGGGCCGTACACCCCGGCCGAGCGGGATGTGCTCAGCACGGTGGGGGCGGCGCTCACGATCTGCGGGGACGATGTGAGCCGGTTGCTGGCGGCGGCGCGTACACCGTCGTAG
- the leuA gene encoding 2-isopropylmalate synthase produces the protein MANRQQPSSMPIQKYGRYEQVDIPDRTWPEKRIAAAPRWLSTDLRDGNQALIDPMSPVRKRAMFDLLVKMGYKEIEVGFPASGQTDFDFVRSIVEEEGAIPDDVTISVLTQAREDLIERTVESIKGAKRATVHLYNATAPVFRRVVFRGSKDDIKQIAVDGTRLVMEYAEKLLGPETEFGYQYSPEIFTDTELDFALEVCEAVMDVWRPGPGREIILNLPATVERSTPSTHADRFEWMGRNLSRREHVCLSIHPHNDRGTAVAAAELALMAGADRVEGCLFGQGERTGNVDLVTLGMNLFSQGVDPQIDFSDIDEIRRTWEYCNQMEVDPRHPYVGDLVYTSFSGSHQDAIKKGFDAMEADAAARGVTVDDIEWAVPYLPIDPKDVGRSYEAVIRVNSQSGKGGLAYVLKNEHNLDLPRRMQIEFSKIIQAKTDAEGGEVTPKDIWAIFQDEYLPNPGNPWGRIQVKNGQSTTDTDGVDTLHVEAEVDGVETTLVGTGNGPISAFFHALQGIGIDARLLDYQEHTMSEGASAQAASYIEVAIEDKVLWGIGIDANTTRASLKAVVSAVNRAGR, from the coding sequence ATGGCAAATCGCCAGCAGCCCAGTTCTATGCCGATTCAGAAGTACGGCCGGTACGAGCAGGTCGACATTCCCGACCGCACCTGGCCCGAGAAGCGGATCGCCGCCGCCCCCCGCTGGCTCTCCACCGACCTGCGTGACGGCAACCAGGCCCTGATCGACCCCATGTCGCCCGTGCGCAAGCGCGCGATGTTCGACCTGCTGGTCAAGATGGGCTACAAGGAGATCGAGGTCGGCTTCCCGGCCTCCGGTCAGACCGACTTCGACTTCGTGCGCTCCATCGTCGAGGAAGAGGGCGCGATCCCCGACGACGTCACCATCTCCGTACTGACCCAGGCCCGCGAGGACCTGATCGAGCGGACGGTGGAGTCCATCAAGGGCGCCAAGCGCGCCACCGTGCACCTCTACAACGCCACCGCCCCGGTCTTCCGGCGGGTCGTCTTCCGTGGCTCCAAGGACGACATCAAGCAGATCGCCGTCGACGGCACGCGGCTGGTGATGGAGTACGCGGAGAAGCTGCTGGGGCCGGAGACCGAGTTCGGGTACCAGTACAGCCCGGAGATCTTCACCGACACCGAGCTGGACTTCGCGCTGGAGGTCTGCGAGGCGGTGATGGATGTGTGGCGGCCCGGTCCGGGGCGCGAGATCATCCTCAACCTGCCGGCGACCGTGGAGCGCTCGACGCCGTCCACGCACGCGGACCGCTTCGAGTGGATGGGCCGCAACCTGTCCCGCCGTGAGCACGTCTGCCTGTCGATCCACCCGCACAACGACCGCGGTACGGCGGTGGCGGCGGCCGAGCTGGCGCTGATGGCCGGCGCCGACCGCGTCGAGGGCTGCCTGTTCGGACAGGGTGAGCGCACCGGCAACGTCGACCTGGTCACCCTGGGCATGAACCTGTTCTCACAGGGCGTCGACCCGCAGATCGACTTCTCCGACATCGACGAGATCCGTCGTACGTGGGAGTACTGCAACCAGATGGAGGTCGACCCGCGCCACCCGTACGTGGGCGACCTGGTCTACACGTCCTTCTCCGGCTCCCACCAGGACGCCATCAAGAAGGGCTTCGACGCGATGGAGGCCGACGCGGCGGCTCGCGGGGTCACCGTCGACGACATCGAGTGGGCCGTGCCCTACCTGCCGATCGACCCGAAGGACGTCGGGCGGTCCTACGAGGCGGTCATCCGCGTCAACTCGCAGTCCGGCAAGGGCGGGCTGGCGTACGTCCTGAAGAACGAGCACAACCTGGACCTGCCGCGCCGGATGCAGATCGAGTTCTCGAAGATCATCCAGGCGAAGACGGATGCCGAGGGCGGCGAGGTCACGCCGAAGGACATCTGGGCGATCTTCCAGGACGAGTACCTGCCGAACCCCGGGAATCCGTGGGGTCGGATCCAGGTCAAGAACGGCCAGTCGACGACCGACACGGACGGTGTGGACACGCTCCACGTCGAGGCGGAGGTGGACGGCGTCGAGACGACCCTGGTCGGCACGGGCAATGGTCCGATCTCGGCCTTCTTCCATGCGCTGCAGGGCATCGGCATCGATGCGCGGCTGCTGGACTATCAGGAGCACACGATGAGCGAGGGGGCGTCCGCGCAGGCCGCGTCGTACATCGAGGTGGCGATCGAGGACAAGGTTCTGTGGGGGATCGGGATCGATGCGAATACGACGCGTGCGTCGCTGAAGGCGGTTGTCTCCGCCGTCAACCGGGCAGGTCGTTGA
- a CDS encoding M4 family metallopeptidase — translation MTTNGGYTPVFCTVVPPHILDKLAQAEDPALAGPARKTLERDAYQRTHRRLTTVLGAPTIAPPAEAAAGKPHRTIHDAEHKTDLPGKKVRAEGDKPGKDATVNRAYAGLGATFELFLKAYGRDSIDGDGLPLDATVHYDEDYGNAFWNGEQMVFGDGDGEIFLDFTIPIDVIGHELAHGVTQYTANLTYFGQPGALNESMSDVFGSLIKQYTLGQTAAEADWLIGAGLLAPRVTGKALRSMKEPGTAYDDDVLGKDPQPGTMDDYVRTGRDNGGVHINSGIPNHAFYLAATTLGGHAWERAGQIWYDVLTGGELKEQALFVDFATLTVAAAKARYGDSSEELQAVLKAWEQVGVRTL, via the coding sequence ATGACGACAAACGGGGGCTACACGCCCGTCTTCTGCACCGTCGTGCCACCCCACATCCTCGACAAGCTCGCCCAGGCCGAGGACCCCGCGCTCGCCGGCCCCGCTCGCAAGACCCTCGAGCGCGACGCCTACCAGCGCACCCACCGCCGCCTGACCACAGTCCTCGGCGCACCCACCATCGCCCCGCCAGCCGAAGCCGCCGCAGGCAAACCGCACCGCACGATCCACGACGCCGAGCACAAGACCGACCTGCCCGGCAAGAAGGTCCGCGCCGAGGGCGACAAGCCCGGCAAGGACGCCACCGTCAACCGCGCCTACGCGGGCCTGGGCGCCACCTTCGAGCTGTTCCTGAAGGCGTACGGGCGCGACTCGATCGACGGCGACGGACTGCCGCTCGACGCGACCGTGCACTACGACGAGGACTACGGCAACGCCTTCTGGAACGGCGAGCAGATGGTGTTCGGCGACGGCGACGGCGAGATCTTCCTCGACTTCACCATCCCGATCGACGTCATCGGCCATGAGCTGGCCCACGGCGTCACCCAGTACACGGCCAACCTGACCTACTTCGGCCAGCCGGGCGCCCTGAACGAGTCGATGTCCGACGTGTTCGGCTCGCTGATCAAGCAGTACACCCTCGGCCAGACCGCCGCCGAGGCCGACTGGCTGATCGGCGCGGGCCTGCTCGCCCCGCGCGTGACCGGCAAGGCGCTGCGCTCCATGAAGGAGCCGGGCACGGCGTACGACGACGACGTCCTCGGCAAGGACCCGCAGCCCGGCACGATGGACGACTACGTCCGCACCGGCCGCGACAACGGCGGCGTGCACATCAACTCCGGCATCCCCAACCACGCCTTCTACCTCGCCGCGACCACGCTCGGCGGTCACGCCTGGGAGCGGGCCGGGCAGATCTGGTACGACGTGCTGACCGGGGGCGAGCTGAAGGAACAGGCCCTCTTCGTCGACTTCGCCACGCTGACGGTCGCTGCCGCGAAGGCACGGTACGGCGACAGCAGCGAGGAGCTTCAGGCCGTACTCAAGGCCTGGGAGCAGGTCGGGGTGCGCACCCTCTAG
- a CDS encoding protealysin inhibitor emfourin, whose product MRIQVRRTGGFAGIERHAEVETSGRPDAQEWHSLAESAVASGRGVPPVGVPDGFSYQITVDGKTVYCSDPRLTEEQRKLISRVLKEGA is encoded by the coding sequence ATGCGTATTCAGGTGCGGCGCACGGGCGGATTCGCGGGCATCGAGCGGCACGCCGAGGTGGAGACCTCGGGGCGGCCCGATGCCCAGGAGTGGCACTCCCTGGCCGAGAGCGCGGTCGCGTCCGGCCGGGGTGTGCCCCCCGTCGGGGTTCCGGACGGCTTCAGCTACCAGATCACCGTGGACGGCAAGACGGTGTACTGCTCGGATCCCCGGCTCACGGAGGAGCAGCGGAAGCTGATCTCCAGGGTGCTCAAGGAAGGCGCGTAG
- a CDS encoding GH1 family beta-glucosidase: MATDPIPRFPSGFLWGVSTSAHQIEGAADQREPSVWDAFTAEPGRVKDGSTAAVACDHYHRYREDVALLAELGVDAYRFSISWPRVRSEGGLDFYDRLVDELCAAGVRPVPTLFHWDLPVSLDWLKRDTAPHFAEYVSTVAGRLGDRVSKWITLNEPAEHTLFGHALGVHAPGKQLMFDALPAAHHQLLAHGLAVQALRACGATDIGIANSHGPTWPASREQADLEAADFYDLLLNRLFADPVLRGEYPEGIGELMPGDVPADLKVIGEPLDFYGVNYYAPTRVGAPQGTDIEFGGLTIPAELPFSVHEIDGVPVTDFGWPVVPEGLTELLTGFHERYGDRLPPVVITENGCSYEGIDDQDRIAYLDAHVRALHRAVEAGVDVRGYFVWSLLDNFEWAEGYARRFGLVHVDHETLARTPKASYAWFRDVLRAQR, translated from the coding sequence ATGGCGACTGATCCGATACCTCGGTTCCCCTCCGGCTTCCTGTGGGGCGTCTCGACGTCCGCCCACCAGATCGAGGGCGCGGCCGACCAACGCGAACCCTCCGTCTGGGACGCCTTCACGGCCGAGCCGGGGCGGGTGAAGGACGGCTCGACGGCGGCGGTGGCCTGCGACCACTACCACCGCTACCGCGAGGACGTGGCGCTCCTGGCCGAGCTGGGGGTGGACGCGTACCGCTTCTCGATCTCCTGGCCGCGGGTCCGGTCCGAAGGCGGACTGGACTTCTACGACCGTCTGGTCGACGAGCTGTGCGCGGCGGGCGTACGTCCCGTCCCCACCCTCTTCCACTGGGACCTCCCGGTGTCCCTCGACTGGCTGAAGCGCGACACGGCTCCGCACTTCGCGGAGTACGTGTCGACGGTGGCGGGCCGCCTGGGCGACCGCGTCTCGAAGTGGATCACCCTCAACGAGCCCGCCGAACACACCCTGTTCGGCCATGCCCTCGGCGTCCACGCACCGGGCAAGCAGCTGATGTTCGACGCGCTGCCGGCCGCCCACCACCAACTCCTGGCCCACGGCCTGGCCGTACAAGCACTGCGCGCCTGCGGCGCCACCGACATCGGCATCGCCAACTCGCACGGCCCGACCTGGCCGGCCTCCCGCGAACAGGCGGACCTGGAAGCGGCCGACTTCTACGACCTGCTGCTCAACCGCCTCTTCGCCGACCCCGTCCTGCGCGGTGAATACCCCGAGGGAATCGGCGAGTTGATGCCCGGTGACGTCCCGGCCGACCTCAAGGTCATCGGTGAGCCGCTGGACTTCTACGGCGTCAACTACTACGCGCCGACCCGGGTGGGCGCCCCGCAGGGCACCGACATCGAGTTCGGCGGGCTGACCATCCCGGCCGAACTCCCCTTCTCCGTCCACGAGATCGACGGCGTCCCGGTGACCGACTTCGGCTGGCCGGTGGTCCCGGAGGGCCTGACCGAGCTGCTCACCGGCTTCCACGAGCGCTACGGCGACCGGCTCCCGCCCGTCGTGATCACCGAGAACGGCTGCTCGTACGAGGGGATCGACGACCAGGACCGGATCGCCTACCTGGACGCTCATGTGCGCGCGCTGCACCGGGCGGTGGAGGCGGGCGTGGACGTACGCGGCTACTTCGTGTGGTCGCTGCTGGACAACTTCGAGTGGGCGGAGGGGTACGCACGCCGCTTCGGGCTGGTCCACGTGGATCACGAGACGCTCGCCAGGACCCCGAAGGCGTCGTACGCCTGGTTCCGGGATGTGCTGCGGGCCCAGAGATGA